A genomic region of Ictidomys tridecemlineatus isolate mIctTri1 chromosome 10, mIctTri1.hap1, whole genome shotgun sequence contains the following coding sequences:
- the Zfand2a gene encoding AN1-type zinc finger protein 2A: protein MEFPDLGKHCSEKTCKQLDFLPLKCDACNQDFCKDHFTYAGHKCPFAFKKDVKVPVCPLCNVPIPVKRGEIPDVVVGEHIDKDCAYHPGKKKEKVFTYRCSKEGCKKKEMLSLACAQCQGSFCIQHRHPLDHSCKARCSAISASESKPSSTWLTQRLRWKTK from the exons ATGGAGTTTCCTGATTTGGGGAAGCATTGTTCAGAAAAGACTTGCAAGCAACTAG attttcttccACTAAAGTGTGATGCATGTAACCAAGACTTCTGTAAAGATCATTTTACCTATGCTGGCCATAAGTGTCCTTTTGCATTCAAGAAG GATGTCAAGGTCCCTGTATGTCCACTTTGCAATGTCCCCATCCCTGTAAAAAGGGGAGAGATACCAGATGTGGTGGTGGGAGAGCACATTGACAAAGACTGTGCCTATCATcctgggaagaagaaagagaag GTCTTCACGTACCGATGCTCAAAAGAAGGATGTAAAAAGAAGGAGATGCTGTCGCTGGCTTGTGCGCAGTGCCAAGGCAGCTTCTGCATCCAGCACAGACACCCGCTGGACCACAGCTGCAAAGCCAG GTGCTCAGCAATCAGCGCTTCTGAGTCTAAGCCGTCCTCTACTTGGCTAACCCAGCGACTCAG GTGGAAAACAAAATGA